Genomic segment of Mucilaginibacter sabulilitoris:
TTTAGCGGTAAGTACAAAGACAAGCAAAAAATATATGATGCGATGCAATCATATATTCAGGATAACTATCTGCATCCATTAATCCAGCCATATGAGCGGTTCCCGGATAATAAGTTACCGGTTTCTGATAACGAAATTATCAATATGCAGGTAGTAATTCCTTACATTTAGTCCGCACAATAAACCTTTGAAAATTAAACAGGTGGCATGACCAGGCGCATCAATATTTATACATCATTCGCAATAATCGTCCTTTTTTGCATCTCATTATGTTCATGCAGACAAAAAACAAATTTGCCTCCACTTTTTGAACAACTCCCATCGGCCCAAACCAATATCCATTTTGTAAACCGCATAAGCGACGGCGATCGCCCCGGTATTTTAGATTACCTGTATTATTACAATGGCGGCGGGGTAGCCGTTGGCGATATTAACAATGATGGCCTGCCTGACATATTTTTTACGGCCAATCAAAAAGGGGGCAATAAACTATACCTGAACAAAGGCAACTTTAAGTTTGAGGATATTACTCAAAAAGCTGGCATAGCAGGCGCTGCCGACTGGAGCACCGGCGTAACCATGGCCGATGTTAATAACGATGGCTATCTTGACATTTATGTTTGCGCAGTTGCCGGTAAGCTGAATTTAAAAGGGCATAATATGCTCTATATCAACAATCATAACGGAACTTTCACCGAAAGGTCGGCCGAATACGGACTTGATTTTTCGGGTTTCTCTACTCAGGCTGTTTTTTTTGATTATAACCATGACGGTCAGCTTGATTGTTTCCTGCTTAATCAGTCAGACCATTCCGTAGCGGTTTATCGTGATACTGCCATGCGGAAAGCCGAAAATAAGTTGGCAGGCAGCAGGCTGTACCTCAACACCAATGGCCATTTCACCAATGTAACCAAACAAGCGGGTATTTATAACAGCGCGCTGGGTTACGGACTTGGCGTTGCAGTTGGCGATATAAATAACGATGGCTGGGAAGATATTTATGTGGGGAATGATTTTCATGAGAACGATTATTATTACATCAACAACCATAACGGAACCTTCACCGAATCTGGCGCTAAGCATTTTAATCATTACAGTCGCTTTAGCATGGGTAATGACATGGCCGATTTTAATAACGATGGTCAGCTGGATATCATAACCGCCGACATGCTGCCGGCAGAAGAAACCGTGCTGAAAAGTTACGGTGCTGATGAGTCTTATGATCAGTATAAATTCAAGATCACCCAAAATGGGTTTCAGGATCAATTCTCCCGTAATGCCCTCCAGAAAAATATGGGCAATGGCGAAGCCTTTAGCGATGTGGCATTAATGGATGGTGTTGCCGCTACCGACTGGAGCTGGAGCCCGCTGCTTGCCGATTTTGATAATGATGGTATTAAGGACTTGTTTATTGCCAATGGCATCAAACGCCGAGCGCTTGATATGGACTATGTAAGTTATATATCCAATGATCAGGTACAAGGTATGCTGAACAGCGGCCATGGTTTTGATAGCCTGGCCCTGGAAAAGATGCCTCCCGGATCGGTTCATAGTTATCTGTTTAAAGGCAATATGAATGAAAAGTTTACTGATAAAAGCCTTGACTGGGGAATGGGCGAACCGGGTTTGGCCAACGGCGCAGCCTATGCCGATCTGGATAACGACGGCCGGCTCGATCTCATAACGAACAATGTAAACCACGAGGCTGGTATTTATAAAAACAATTCGCCCCCAACGCCTTATTTAGCCCTGAAATTTAAAGGGCGGCAAGACAATACCTTTGGTATTGGTACAAAGGCTTATGTTTTTTGCGGTAAACAAATGCAATACCAGCAGCTGATGCTTACGCGTGGTTTTCAATCATCGGTTGAGCCCCGTTTGCATTTTGGCTTGGGTAAAAATCAGCGTGTGGATAGTATATTAATTGTCTGGCCCAATCAAACCAGCCAGATGTTGCGCAACGTTAAATCAAACCAACAATTAATTATTGACGAGGCTAATGCAATTGGTAAATTTAATTACAGTCATTTCTTCCCTGCCAAAAAACCTTTATTCCAGGACATCACCAATACCATCCACACCAACTGGCAGCACCGCGAAGACGATTTTGTCGACTTTAATCAACAGCCACTTATCCCGCACAAATTGTCGACCGAGGGGCCGAGGATGGCTGTTGCCGATGTGAACCATGATGGTCTTGATGATTTTTATGTTTGTGGTGCACGAAACCAACCCGGAGCGTTATTTATTCAAACTGCAACCGGCGATTTTAAGCCGTCAGTACAACCAGCTTTTGTAACCGATTCGGCAAGCGAAGATGTGGATGCCGTTTTTCTGGATGCAAACCACGATGGCTTTCCCGATCTGTATGTGGCAAGTGGCGGCAACGAGCTGCAAAATGGTGCATCTGAACTGGCCGATAGGCTGTATATGAATGACGGCAAGGGTAATTTTACGCGCTCGGCTAATATCCCATCTATCAAGCTCAATAAATCGGCGGTGGCGGTTGCCGATGTGAACCATGATGGTTACCCCGATATTTTTGTTGGCGGCGCACCTGATAGTTTTGGTTTTGGCAAAATTCCTGAATCTTATTTATTAATGAACGATGGGCATGGTGTTTATCATCAGGTTAATATTCCCGATGAGCTAAAACACGCTGGTATGTTGCGCTCCGCGGCTTTTGCCGATTTGGACAACGATGGCTGGCCCGACCTGGTATTAGCAGGTGAATGGACGCCGGTAAAAGTGTTCATGAATAAAAAAGGGAAACTTGAACAACAGCATCAACCTGAAATGGATAAGCTATCGGGTTGGTGGCAAAGAATTGTATTGGCCGATGTTGATGGCGATGGTAAAGTGGATATACTGGCCGGTAACTACGGCTGTAACTCCAAACTTAAACCTACTATTAACGACCCATTGAAACTCTACTTGTTAGATCTGGATAAGAACGGAACTGTTGACCCCATAATAGCTTATGGCATCGACCAAAAATACTATACGTTTTTAGGTAAAGGTGATATTGAAAGGCAAGTGCCCATCATCAAAAAAAAGTTCCTGTACTTCCGCGATTTTGCCGGGAAAACAGTGGAGCAGATTTTTGGCGATACCATAAATAACCAAGCTCCGTTAAAGGCAGCTTCTTTCCAATCAGGTGTTTTCTATAACAAGGGGCAGGGTAGCTTTGAGTTTAAAGCATTTCCGTCATCCGCTCAGGTGGCACCGCTGTTTGGCCTTAGTTTGTTGCAGACGGGTAATGGTAAAGGCTTGTTAACTGGTGGGAATTTTAGCGGAGTAGTGCCTTATGAAGGTAAATACGATGCTGATTATGGCGATGTTATGCTGTTTGACGGTAACCGGAATTTGAAAAGTACCTCGTCTGTTTCATCCGGGTTTTTGCTGCGGGGCGAGGTAAGGGATATTAAAGCAATTAAAACCGCGAAAGGTATAATTTATGCCGTTGCAGTAAACAATAAACCGATCAGGTTTTTCAAATTAAATAACTGATATGAACAGAATATACGTGATGCTGGCGGGCTTATGCTGTTTAACCACCGTGTTAAAGGCGCAGGACGCGTGGAAAATAAAGGCTGATAAAGTAGATCCCGCCAATTACTACGGCATCACAGTAGCCAACGGTATGATAGGCATTGTATCGTCCCCAGAGCCGTTTAAGGTTAAAAATGTGGTGCTTGCCGGTGCT
This window contains:
- a CDS encoding VCBS repeat-containing protein, with protein sequence MPPLFEQLPSAQTNIHFVNRISDGDRPGILDYLYYYNGGGVAVGDINNDGLPDIFFTANQKGGNKLYLNKGNFKFEDITQKAGIAGAADWSTGVTMADVNNDGYLDIYVCAVAGKLNLKGHNMLYINNHNGTFTERSAEYGLDFSGFSTQAVFFDYNHDGQLDCFLLNQSDHSVAVYRDTAMRKAENKLAGSRLYLNTNGHFTNVTKQAGIYNSALGYGLGVAVGDINNDGWEDIYVGNDFHENDYYYINNHNGTFTESGAKHFNHYSRFSMGNDMADFNNDGQLDIITADMLPAEETVLKSYGADESYDQYKFKITQNGFQDQFSRNALQKNMGNGEAFSDVALMDGVAATDWSWSPLLADFDNDGIKDLFIANGIKRRALDMDYVSYISNDQVQGMLNSGHGFDSLALEKMPPGSVHSYLFKGNMNEKFTDKSLDWGMGEPGLANGAAYADLDNDGRLDLITNNVNHEAGIYKNNSPPTPYLALKFKGRQDNTFGIGTKAYVFCGKQMQYQQLMLTRGFQSSVEPRLHFGLGKNQRVDSILIVWPNQTSQMLRNVKSNQQLIIDEANAIGKFNYSHFFPAKKPLFQDITNTIHTNWQHREDDFVDFNQQPLIPHKLSTEGPRMAVADVNHDGLDDFYVCGARNQPGALFIQTATGDFKPSVQPAFVTDSASEDVDAVFLDANHDGFPDLYVASGGNELQNGASELADRLYMNDGKGNFTRSANIPSIKLNKSAVAVADVNHDGYPDIFVGGAPDSFGFGKIPESYLLMNDGHGVYHQVNIPDELKHAGMLRSAAFADLDNDGWPDLVLAGEWTPVKVFMNKKGKLEQQHQPEMDKLSGWWQRIVLADVDGDGKVDILAGNYGCNSKLKPTINDPLKLYLLDLDKNGTVDPIIAYGIDQKYYTFLGKGDIERQVPIIKKKFLYFRDFAGKTVEQIFGDTINNQAPLKAASFQSGVFYNKGQGSFEFKAFPSSAQVAPLFGLSLLQTGNGKGLLTGGNFSGVVPYEGKYDADYGDVMLFDGNRNLKSTSSVSSGFLLRGEVRDIKAIKTAKGIIYAVAVNNKPIRFFKLNN